A single region of the Mycobacterium avium subsp. avium genome encodes:
- a CDS encoding cytochrome P450, producing MSVEVAGSDSRKAPQFHFDRHAPEYRERFLDVTQEMHQRCPIAWTDTYGGHWVAASGDAVFELARCPHVSNDHDVNNERRGYRGVTIPLTTESDQIRGGMLEMDDPEHRIYRSLLNPYLSPAAVSRWQPFIDDVVRACLDERIESGRIDFVDDLANVVPAVLTLAMLGVPLRKWTMYNEPVHAMVYTPPDSPEAAKVHDMWVSVVVDLFANLTEIREHPRPGIINALAQLRIDGEPAPDMEIIGMLTLLIGGGFDTTTALTAHALEWLSEHPDQRARLHRERDVLLNPATEEFLRYFTPAPGDARTISADMELDGIRFAEGERLWLSWAMANRDPNLFDNPDELMLGRKANRHFSFGIGVHRCIGSNVARTVFKSMLTAVLERMPDYRCDRVNTVHYDTIGIIQGMRNLPAEFTPGKRLGPGLDETLDRLQSVCDSQGLARPITEYKEQARIHE from the coding sequence ATGAGCGTCGAGGTCGCTGGTTCTGACTCCCGAAAGGCCCCGCAGTTCCACTTCGATCGCCACGCGCCGGAATATCGCGAGCGTTTCCTCGACGTCACCCAGGAGATGCATCAGCGGTGCCCGATCGCCTGGACCGACACCTACGGCGGGCACTGGGTAGCCGCCAGCGGCGACGCCGTCTTCGAACTCGCCCGGTGTCCGCACGTGTCCAACGACCACGACGTCAACAACGAACGACGTGGCTACAGGGGTGTCACCATTCCACTCACGACGGAGTCGGACCAGATCCGCGGCGGAATGCTCGAGATGGACGACCCGGAGCACCGAATCTACCGCTCGTTGCTGAACCCCTACCTTTCGCCGGCTGCGGTGAGTCGGTGGCAGCCGTTCATCGACGACGTCGTGCGGGCCTGCCTCGACGAACGCATCGAGAGCGGTCGCATCGACTTCGTCGACGATCTAGCGAACGTCGTGCCCGCGGTGCTCACCCTGGCGATGCTCGGTGTGCCGCTGAGGAAATGGACCATGTACAACGAGCCGGTGCACGCGATGGTGTACACGCCGCCGGATTCGCCCGAGGCTGCCAAGGTGCATGACATGTGGGTCTCAGTGGTGGTTGACTTGTTCGCCAACCTCACCGAGATCCGCGAGCACCCGCGACCCGGCATCATCAACGCGCTGGCACAGCTGCGCATCGACGGTGAGCCGGCGCCGGACATGGAGATCATCGGCATGCTCACGCTACTGATCGGTGGGGGATTTGACACCACCACGGCGCTGACGGCACACGCGCTCGAGTGGCTGTCCGAACATCCCGATCAGCGGGCACGCCTGCACCGCGAACGCGATGTCCTGCTGAACCCGGCCACCGAAGAATTCCTGCGGTATTTCACCCCAGCGCCCGGTGATGCGCGCACCATCTCCGCCGACATGGAACTGGACGGCATCCGCTTCGCCGAGGGCGAGCGGCTGTGGCTCTCGTGGGCGATGGCCAACCGCGATCCCAACTTGTTCGACAATCCCGATGAACTGATGCTTGGTCGGAAAGCGAACCGCCACTTCAGCTTTGGCATTGGAGTGCACCGCTGTATCGGCTCGAATGTAGCGCGCACCGTGTTCAAGTCGATGCTCACTGCAGTGCTCGAACGGATGCCCGACTATCGGTGCGATCGGGTGAATACCGTGCACTACGACACCATCGGGATCATTCAGGGCATGCGCAACCTTCCCGCTGAGTTCACTCCCGGCAAGCGGCTAGGGCCGGGCTTGGATGAGACGCTCGATCGGTTGCAGTCCGTGTGTGACAGCCAGGGCCTTGCCCGACCTATCACCGAGTACAAGGAGCAAGCGCGTATCCATGAATGA
- a CDS encoding ferredoxin: MKARVDAARCQGHTLCAMIAPKAFELDDVDGHASAVMGEVAAEDEAQLLEAARSCPEQAIVLMNGTVGQGAGE, translated from the coding sequence GTGAAGGCGCGCGTTGACGCTGCCCGATGCCAGGGGCACACCCTGTGCGCGATGATCGCACCGAAAGCCTTCGAACTCGACGATGTCGATGGCCACGCCTCCGCCGTCATGGGTGAGGTAGCCGCAGAGGACGAAGCGCAACTGCTCGAGGCAGCGCGCTCGTGCCCCGAGCAAGCCATCGTGCTAATGAACGGCACCGTCGGTCAAGGGGCCGGCGAATGA
- a CDS encoding carboxymuconolactone decarboxylase family protein: MSRVTPLRFRDWPPEMRDAMAALMPPNPRHPAPVTKDRPKAENALGTLAHHPSLARAFCTLQGHLLMGTTLSMRHREMLILRTAAVRGSAYEWTHHNFIAPDGGISTEDVARIAFGPTAPYWSDFEAALLRSVDELIRDGQISDATWATLSSEFGTQQLLDTMFTVTSYDALMRMLKTCQVRLEDDVRELRAQAGLSVDSGGA; encoded by the coding sequence ATGTCACGCGTGACACCACTTCGTTTCCGGGACTGGCCGCCGGAGATGCGCGACGCGATGGCCGCCCTGATGCCACCCAATCCGCGCCACCCTGCTCCGGTCACCAAGGACCGCCCCAAAGCGGAGAACGCACTGGGGACGTTGGCGCACCACCCATCCCTGGCGCGGGCGTTCTGCACGCTGCAGGGACACCTGCTGATGGGAACCACGCTGAGCATGCGGCACCGCGAAATGCTCATCCTGCGCACCGCCGCCGTGCGTGGATCCGCCTACGAATGGACACATCACAACTTCATTGCGCCCGACGGCGGCATCAGCACCGAAGATGTCGCGCGGATCGCCTTCGGTCCGACCGCGCCCTATTGGAGCGACTTCGAAGCCGCGCTTCTACGGTCCGTTGACGAACTCATCCGCGACGGCCAGATAAGCGATGCCACGTGGGCCACCCTGTCGAGCGAATTCGGCACCCAGCAACTTCTCGACACGATGTTCACGGTCACTAGCTACGACGCCCTGATGCGCATGCTGAAAACCTGCCAGGTCCGCTTGGAGGACGACGTGCGAGAACTTCGCGCCCAGGCAGGACTTTCCGTCGACAGCGGCGGCGCATGA
- a CDS encoding TM0106 family RecB-like putative nuclease, producing the protein MFVTGDSIVYSASDLAAAARCEFALLRDFDAKLGRGPAVTVEDDLLIRTATLGAEHERRELARLRERFGDAVAVIGRPAYTPAALTAASEATRRAVADRAPVIYQAAMFDGRFLGFADFLVRDGERYQVVDTKLARSEKVTALLQLAAYADALAAAGVPVAPEAELRLGDGTAVRHRVCDLVPVYRSARARLQRLLDEHRAGGAAVRWDDENVTACFRCAVCVEQLRATDDVLLVAGMRVSQRDKLFDAGISTVAELAAHRGPVPELAAGVVAKLTAQAKLQVRERETGVPQVEIVDPQPLALLPEPDPGDLFFDFEGDPLWTADGREWGLEYLFGVLEAGPSGRFRPLWAHNRSEERKALTDFLALVANRRRRRPNMHIYHYAPYEKTALLRLAGRYGVGEDQVDELLRSGTLVDLYPLVRRSIRVGADSFSLKALEPLYMGSRLRAGEVTTAAGSITSYARYCELQADGRADEAVAVLKEIEDYNHYDCRSTQELRNWLMLRAYESGVLPVGAQPVGDGNTVDDRDELVATLSAFTGAAGIDERTPQQTAVALLAAARGYHRREDKPFWWAHFDRLNFPIDEWADNTDVFVAEQASVCVDWQTPARARKPQRRVRLRGELARGELRTEVFALYDPPAPPGMTDNPDRRGAGRATVVEADDPALPTEVVVLERVTSDGKPFHQLPFALTPGPPIPTTALRDSIEATVAAVAAGLPRLPDSAVVDVLLRRAPRTRSGAALPRSADTVADIASALKDLDSSYLAVHGPPGTGKTHTAARVIVRLVAEHRWRVGVVAQSHATVENLLDCVIDAGLDPRRIAKKRYDRQAPRWQEIDGNAYAAFLADTPGCVIGGTAWDFANANRIPPGSLDLLVIDEAGQFCLANTIAVAPAAANLLLLGDPQQLPQVSQGTHPEPVDTSALDWLVDGQRTLPDERGYFLDRSYRMHPAVCAAVSALSYEGRLHSDACTAARRLDGCPPGVRLLSVDHQGNSTESPEEADAIAAAVTGLLGASWTDEHGTRALTASDVLVLAPYNAQVALLRRRLGSAGLDGVRVGTVDKFQGGQAPVVFISMTASSVDVVPRGISFLLNRNRLNVAVSRAQYAAVIVRSPTLTEYLPGTPAGLIELGAFLALTQPDLR; encoded by the coding sequence GTGTTCGTCACCGGCGACAGCATCGTTTACAGCGCGTCGGACCTCGCCGCCGCCGCACGCTGCGAGTTCGCGCTGCTGCGCGATTTCGACGCCAAACTCGGCCGCGGGCCGGCCGTCACCGTCGAGGACGACCTGTTGATCCGGACAGCCACCCTGGGCGCCGAGCACGAGCGGCGCGAACTGGCGCGGCTGCGCGAGCGGTTCGGCGATGCCGTCGCGGTCATCGGCCGCCCGGCCTACACGCCGGCCGCGCTGACGGCGGCCAGCGAGGCCACCCGCCGCGCGGTCGCCGACCGGGCTCCCGTCATCTACCAGGCCGCCATGTTCGACGGCCGCTTCCTGGGGTTCGCCGACTTCCTGGTGCGCGACGGCGAGCGCTACCAGGTGGTGGACACCAAGCTGGCCCGCTCGGAGAAGGTGACCGCGCTGCTGCAGCTGGCCGCCTACGCCGACGCGCTGGCCGCCGCCGGTGTCCCCGTCGCGCCGGAGGCCGAGCTGCGGCTGGGTGACGGAACCGCGGTGCGGCACCGGGTGTGCGACCTGGTCCCGGTGTACCGCTCAGCCCGGGCCCGGCTGCAGCGGCTGCTCGACGAACACCGCGCCGGCGGCGCCGCGGTGCGCTGGGACGACGAGAACGTGACCGCGTGCTTCCGTTGCGCGGTGTGCGTCGAGCAGCTGCGCGCCACCGACGATGTGCTGCTGGTCGCCGGCATGCGAGTCAGCCAGCGGGACAAGCTTTTTGACGCCGGCATCAGCACCGTCGCCGAACTGGCCGCGCACCGCGGGCCGGTGCCGGAGCTGGCCGCCGGGGTGGTCGCGAAACTGACCGCCCAGGCCAAACTGCAAGTCCGCGAACGTGAAACCGGGGTGCCGCAGGTCGAGATCGTCGATCCGCAGCCGTTGGCGCTGCTGCCCGAGCCCGACCCCGGTGACCTGTTCTTCGACTTCGAAGGCGACCCGCTGTGGACCGCCGACGGCCGCGAATGGGGTCTGGAATACCTGTTCGGGGTCCTGGAAGCCGGGCCGTCGGGCAGGTTCCGGCCGCTGTGGGCGCACAACCGTTCGGAGGAACGCAAGGCGCTCACCGACTTTCTGGCGCTGGTGGCCAACCGGCGCAGACGCCGCCCCAACATGCACATCTACCATTACGCGCCGTACGAGAAGACCGCGTTGCTGCGGCTGGCCGGCCGCTACGGGGTGGGCGAGGACCAGGTCGACGAACTGCTGCGCAGCGGGACACTGGTCGACCTGTATCCCTTGGTGCGCAGGAGCATTCGGGTGGGCGCGGACTCGTTCAGCCTCAAGGCGCTCGAGCCGCTGTACATGGGCAGCCGGCTGCGCGCCGGGGAGGTGACCACGGCCGCCGGGTCGATCACCTCCTACGCGCGCTACTGCGAACTGCAGGCCGACGGCCGCGCCGACGAGGCGGTCGCGGTGCTCAAGGAGATCGAGGACTACAACCACTACGACTGCCGGTCCACGCAGGAGCTGCGTAACTGGCTGATGCTGCGCGCCTACGAATCCGGCGTGCTGCCCGTCGGTGCGCAACCGGTGGGCGACGGCAACACCGTCGACGACCGCGACGAGTTGGTGGCCACGTTGTCGGCGTTCACCGGGGCCGCCGGCATCGACGAGCGCACCCCGCAGCAGACCGCGGTGGCGCTGCTGGCGGCGGCCCGCGGCTACCACCGGCGCGAGGACAAACCCTTCTGGTGGGCGCATTTCGACCGGCTGAACTTCCCCATCGACGAATGGGCGGACAACACCGACGTTTTCGTCGCCGAACAGGCGTCGGTGTGTGTCGACTGGCAGACCCCCGCCCGCGCGCGCAAGCCGCAGCGCCGGGTGCGGCTGCGCGGCGAGCTGGCCCGCGGCGAGCTGCGCACCGAGGTCTTCGCACTGTACGACCCGCCGGCGCCGCCCGGCATGACCGACAACCCGGACCGGCGGGGGGCCGGGCGGGCCACGGTGGTCGAGGCCGACGACCCGGCACTGCCCACTGAGGTGGTGGTCCTCGAACGAGTCACCAGCGACGGCAAGCCCTTTCACCAGTTGCCCTTCGCGCTGACCCCGGGCCCGCCCATCCCCACCACCGCGCTGCGGGACTCGATCGAGGCGACCGTCGCGGCGGTGGCCGCCGGCCTGCCGCGGCTGCCCGACAGCGCCGTCGTCGACGTGCTGCTGCGTCGCGCGCCCCGCACCCGCAGCGGCGCCGCGCTGCCCCGCAGCGCCGACACCGTCGCCGACATCGCCTCCGCGCTAAAGGATTTGGACTCGTCGTACCTGGCGGTGCACGGGCCGCCCGGCACCGGCAAGACGCACACTGCGGCCCGGGTGATCGTGCGCCTGGTCGCCGAGCACCGCTGGCGCGTCGGTGTGGTCGCGCAATCACACGCCACGGTGGAAAACCTGCTGGACTGCGTGATCGATGCCGGACTGGATCCGCGGCGGATCGCCAAGAAGCGCTACGACCGCCAGGCCCCGCGCTGGCAGGAGATCGACGGCAACGCCTACGCTGCCTTCCTGGCCGACACGCCGGGCTGCGTGATCGGCGGCACCGCATGGGATTTCGCCAACGCCAACCGGATCCCACCCGGCAGCCTGGACCTGCTGGTGATCGACGAGGCCGGCCAATTCTGTTTGGCCAACACCATCGCGGTGGCCCCGGCCGCCGCGAACCTGCTGCTGCTCGGGGACCCGCAGCAGCTGCCGCAAGTCAGCCAGGGCACCCACCCGGAGCCGGTCGACACGTCGGCGCTGGACTGGCTGGTCGACGGGCAGCGCACGCTGCCCGACGAACGCGGCTACTTCCTGGACCGCTCCTACCGCATGCACCCGGCCGTCTGCGCCGCGGTGTCCGCGTTGTCCTACGAGGGCAGGCTGCATTCCGACGCGTGCACGGCCGCCCGACGCCTCGACGGGTGCCCGCCCGGGGTGCGGCTGCTTTCGGTTGACCACCAAGGCAATTCGACCGAGAGCCCCGAGGAGGCCGACGCGATCGCGGCCGCCGTCACGGGACTGCTCGGGGCGTCGTGGACCGACGAGCACGGCACCCGCGCGTTGACCGCCTCCGACGTGCTGGTGCTGGCGCCTTACAACGCCCAGGTGGCGCTGCTGCGCCGCCGGTTGGGCTCGGCCGGGCTGGACGGGGTGCGGGTGGGCACCGTCGACAAGTTCCAGGGCGGGCAGGCGCCGGTGGTCTTCATCTCGATGACGGCCTCGTCGGTGGACGTGGTGCCGCGCGGAATCTCCTTCCTGCTCAACAGGAATCGGCTCAACGTGGCGGTGAGCCGGGCCCAGTACGCGGCGGTGATCGTGCGGTCGCCGACGCTGACGGAGTACCTGCCCGGCACGCCGGCGGGGCTGATCGAGCTGGGCGCGTTCCTGGCGCTCACCCAGCCCGATCTGCGCTGA
- a CDS encoding nuclear transport factor 2 family protein, which yields MTSTDIDLEALRRDLQYVKDKIEIRDLIHTQARGHDRHDVSLMTSVYTEDGVDEHGPTVKAAADYGDWANAAHSAAFDQHSHNITTHTCEIEGDVAHSESYVIVQARRGNALIMMGGRYIDRLERRDGTWKIALRRCTVEWTLQGDGSALKSGNFAGFIKGSWDTNDVSYARPLTQDDTNIERW from the coding sequence ATGACAAGCACCGACATCGACCTCGAAGCGCTGCGCCGCGACCTGCAGTATGTCAAGGACAAGATCGAGATCCGCGACCTCATCCATACCCAGGCCCGTGGACACGACCGCCACGATGTCTCACTGATGACCAGTGTCTACACCGAAGACGGCGTTGACGAACACGGACCTACGGTGAAAGCGGCTGCAGACTACGGTGATTGGGCCAACGCGGCGCACTCTGCCGCCTTTGACCAGCACTCGCACAACATCACGACACACACCTGCGAGATCGAAGGCGACGTCGCGCACAGCGAAAGCTACGTCATCGTGCAGGCGCGCAGGGGCAACGCGCTCATCATGATGGGCGGCCGCTACATCGACCGCCTCGAACGCCGCGACGGCACGTGGAAGATCGCGCTGCGCCGCTGCACCGTGGAATGGACCCTGCAGGGCGACGGGTCGGCACTGAAGTCGGGTAACTTCGCCGGCTTCATCAAGGGCAGCTGGGACACCAACGACGTCTCCTATGCGCGACCCCTCACACAGGACGACACCAACATTGAACGCTGGTAA
- a CDS encoding cytochrome P450, translating to MTGLYYDPWNREIDADPYPIYKMLRNEAPLYYNERHDFWGLSRYDDVDAALRDPLRLSSAKGDILDVVKADPVMPPGVFINEDPPLHTIHRALVARAFTPKKMRTLEDKIRAFCVASLDMVADSDRFDFVEDLGAELPMRTIGMLLGIPDADQPSVREHARATLQNDTGGPMPIRKDHYFDGDMFSDYVEWRKQNPSDDLITELLSVDFEDQSGTVRRLTTPELLIFLAVIAGAGVETTGRLFGWMGKVLADHPDQRKELAEDRSLIPAAVEELLRYEPPGPSVARYVTEDVEFHGQTVPSGSAMLLMLSSANRDERRFDHPDRFDIHRKPGRHLTFGRGVHFCLGAPLARLEGRIGLEEVLNRWPEWEIDMDNARRSRTSTVRGWDSMPAIVT from the coding sequence ATGACCGGTTTGTATTACGACCCGTGGAACCGCGAGATCGACGCTGATCCGTACCCGATTTACAAGATGCTTCGGAACGAGGCGCCGTTGTACTACAACGAACGCCACGACTTTTGGGGTCTCAGTAGATACGATGACGTCGACGCCGCCCTGCGGGACCCGCTGCGGCTCAGTTCAGCCAAGGGCGACATCCTCGATGTGGTCAAGGCCGATCCGGTCATGCCGCCGGGGGTTTTCATCAACGAGGATCCTCCCCTGCACACCATCCACCGGGCTCTCGTCGCAAGGGCCTTCACGCCCAAGAAGATGCGCACCCTCGAGGACAAGATCCGGGCGTTCTGTGTGGCCAGCCTGGACATGGTCGCCGACAGTGACCGGTTCGACTTCGTCGAAGACCTCGGCGCCGAGCTGCCGATGCGCACCATCGGCATGCTGCTCGGCATTCCCGACGCCGACCAGCCGTCGGTTCGCGAGCACGCCCGGGCCACGCTGCAGAACGACACCGGTGGGCCGATGCCGATCAGGAAGGACCACTACTTCGACGGCGACATGTTCAGCGATTACGTCGAGTGGCGCAAACAGAACCCGTCCGACGACCTGATCACCGAACTGCTCAGCGTCGACTTCGAAGACCAATCCGGAACCGTACGCAGGCTCACAACCCCCGAGCTGCTCATCTTTCTGGCCGTCATCGCGGGTGCAGGCGTGGAGACAACGGGAAGGCTATTCGGTTGGATGGGCAAGGTCTTGGCCGACCATCCCGACCAACGCAAGGAACTCGCTGAGGACCGGTCACTGATCCCCGCGGCGGTCGAAGAGCTGTTGCGCTACGAGCCACCCGGCCCCAGCGTGGCCCGCTACGTCACCGAAGATGTCGAGTTCCACGGCCAAACGGTGCCCTCGGGAAGCGCGATGCTCTTGATGCTGTCCTCGGCCAACCGCGACGAACGGCGATTCGATCACCCGGATCGTTTCGACATCCACCGAAAGCCCGGCCGCCACTTGACGTTCGGGCGTGGTGTCCACTTCTGTCTAGGTGCCCCTCTCGCGCGGCTCGAAGGACGCATCGGGCTGGAAGAGGTGTTGAACCGGTGGCCCGAGTGGGAGATTGACATGGACAACGCGCGACGATCGCGTACCTCGACGGTGCGGGGATGGGATTCGATGCCGGCGATCGTGACCTGA
- a CDS encoding mycofactocin-coupled SDR family oxidoreductase, which produces MAGKVEGKVAFITGAARGQGRSHAITLAREGADIIAIDVCKQLDGVKLPMSTPDDLAETVRQVEVLGRRIIASQVDVRDFDAMQAAVDHGVTQLGRLDIVLANAALASEGTRLNRMGPKTWRDMIDVNLNGAWITARVAIPHIMAGKRGGSIVFTSSIGGLRGAENIGNYIASKHGLHGLMRTMALELGPRNIRVNIVCPSSVATPMLLNEPTYRMFRPDLENPTVEDFKVASRQMHVLPIPYVEPADISNAILFLVSDDARYITGVSLPVDGGALLK; this is translated from the coding sequence ATGGCAGGCAAGGTCGAGGGCAAGGTGGCCTTCATCACCGGTGCGGCGCGCGGGCAGGGGCGCAGCCACGCCATAACGCTCGCGCGTGAGGGCGCCGACATCATCGCCATCGATGTGTGCAAGCAGCTCGACGGAGTCAAACTCCCGATGTCCACGCCCGACGACTTGGCGGAGACCGTGCGCCAGGTCGAGGTGCTCGGACGGCGGATCATCGCGTCGCAGGTCGATGTTCGAGACTTCGACGCCATGCAGGCCGCGGTCGACCACGGTGTCACACAGCTCGGGCGCCTGGACATCGTGCTCGCCAATGCCGCCCTCGCGAGTGAGGGCACGCGGCTGAACCGGATGGGCCCGAAGACGTGGCGCGACATGATCGACGTCAACCTCAACGGCGCGTGGATCACCGCGCGGGTGGCGATACCTCACATCATGGCCGGCAAGCGCGGCGGCTCGATCGTGTTCACCAGCTCCATCGGCGGCCTCCGCGGCGCCGAGAACATCGGCAACTACATCGCGTCCAAACACGGCCTGCACGGGTTGATGCGCACCATGGCCCTGGAACTCGGTCCAAGAAACATCCGCGTCAACATCGTCTGCCCGAGCAGCGTCGCCACACCCATGCTGCTCAACGAGCCGACCTACCGGATGTTTCGGCCCGACTTGGAAAACCCCACCGTGGAGGACTTCAAGGTCGCGTCCCGGCAGATGCACGTGCTTCCGATTCCGTACGTCGAACCTGCCGACATCAGCAACGCCATCCTCTTTCTGGTCTCCGACGACGCGCGCTACATCACCGGGGTCTCACTACCGGTCGACGGTGGCGCCCTCCTCAAATAA
- a CDS encoding TetR/AcrR family transcriptional regulator encodes MDMAASPRRVGAETSQTRDALLEAVAQMMLEEGYASVTYRALAAKAGVTPSLVQYYFPSLDDIFVAAIRRYSERNLQWLTEELQRRADDPLHALWESSWHESTSALMTEFMALGNHRKSIRSEIAAVTDSMRRVQVEALVAKFGNDARLLADLSFDAVVLLINGVPKLLGLEESVGVDTAHAELIAACERFLDAVEPRAKPRRRSKKAPTRRR; translated from the coding sequence GTGGACATGGCAGCATCGCCCCGCCGCGTAGGAGCAGAGACTTCACAGACGCGCGACGCCTTGCTCGAGGCCGTTGCGCAGATGATGCTGGAGGAGGGATATGCGAGCGTCACGTATCGCGCCTTGGCCGCGAAGGCTGGCGTGACGCCAAGCCTCGTGCAGTACTACTTCCCCTCGCTGGATGACATCTTCGTCGCCGCCATTCGCCGCTACTCCGAGCGCAACCTGCAATGGTTGACCGAGGAACTTCAGCGGCGAGCCGACGACCCACTTCATGCGCTGTGGGAGAGCAGCTGGCACGAGTCGACGAGTGCGCTGATGACGGAGTTCATGGCACTTGGCAATCACCGCAAATCGATTCGTTCCGAGATCGCCGCCGTGACGGATAGCATGCGCAGAGTCCAGGTCGAGGCGCTGGTGGCGAAATTCGGGAACGACGCCCGGCTCCTCGCTGATCTTTCGTTCGATGCCGTGGTGCTGTTGATCAACGGCGTTCCGAAGCTCCTTGGGTTGGAGGAAAGCGTGGGCGTCGATACCGCCCACGCCGAATTGATCGCCGCGTGCGAGCGCTTTCTGGACGCCGTCGAACCTCGAGCCAAGCCTCGCCGTCGCAGTAAGAAGGCTCCGACTCGCCGACGCTGA
- a CDS encoding SDR family NAD(P)-dependent oxidoreductase: MSRVAVVTGGGSGIGRAIVERLAHDGHRVAVLDVNEEAAEKVAARVAADGAHAIAVPTDVAESASVAAAFESVRRALGSVQVLVTSAAITGFKPFAEITIEDWNRHLAVNLTGTFLCLQAALPDMVEAGWGRVVTISSTAAQTGSPRQGHYSASKGGVIALTRTIALEYAAHGITANTVPPFSVDTPMLRAAQEAGNLPPVKYLAKASPVGRLGTGEDIAAACAFLCSDEAGYITGQIIGVNGGAVI; this comes from the coding sequence GTGAGTCGCGTGGCGGTAGTAACCGGCGGTGGGTCGGGAATCGGGCGGGCCATCGTCGAACGACTGGCCCACGACGGCCATCGCGTCGCTGTGTTGGATGTAAACGAAGAAGCCGCCGAGAAAGTGGCGGCCCGGGTGGCGGCCGACGGCGCCCACGCCATCGCGGTACCGACCGACGTCGCCGAAAGCGCCAGTGTTGCAGCGGCTTTCGAGTCGGTGCGGCGCGCGCTCGGTTCCGTCCAGGTCTTGGTTACCAGCGCGGCGATCACTGGATTCAAGCCGTTCGCAGAGATCACGATCGAGGACTGGAACCGCCATCTCGCGGTGAACCTCACCGGCACGTTTCTGTGCCTGCAGGCTGCCCTGCCGGACATGGTCGAGGCTGGTTGGGGGCGTGTGGTCACGATTTCTTCGACGGCGGCGCAGACGGGATCGCCTCGACAAGGCCACTACTCCGCGTCCAAGGGCGGTGTGATCGCGCTGACGAGAACGATCGCGCTCGAATACGCGGCCCACGGGATAACCGCCAACACGGTGCCGCCGTTTTCCGTTGACACCCCGATGCTTCGCGCCGCGCAGGAGGCGGGAAACCTTCCTCCCGTCAAGTACCTTGCCAAGGCCTCCCCGGTCGGCAGGCTCGGCACTGGCGAGGACATCGCCGCTGCGTGCGCTTTCCTGTGCTCCGACGAGGCGGGCTACATCACGGGTCAGATTATCGGCGTCAACGGCGGCGCAGTGATCTGA
- a CDS encoding SDR family NAD(P)-dependent oxidoreductase, protein MSDRFALTDRVAVITGAGTGIGRASALVLAEHGADIVLAGRRPDPLRATAKEVEALGRRALIVPTDVTETQQCQHLVDATLADFGRLDILVNNAGGGETKGITKWTEEEWHDVVDLNLGSVWFLSRCAVKPMMTQGSGAIVNISSGASLIAMPQAAIYAAAKAGVNNLTGSMAAAWGRKGIRVNCIACGAIRTDGLLADAAKGGFDVDQLGAMNAMGRIAEPDEIGYGVLFFASDASSYCSGQTLYIHGGPGPAGI, encoded by the coding sequence ATGAGTGATCGGTTCGCGCTGACCGACAGAGTTGCCGTCATCACGGGCGCCGGCACGGGCATCGGCCGGGCCAGCGCCCTCGTCCTGGCCGAGCACGGCGCGGATATCGTGCTGGCCGGACGGCGGCCCGATCCTTTGCGGGCGACGGCCAAGGAGGTCGAGGCGCTCGGACGCCGGGCGTTGATCGTGCCGACCGACGTCACCGAAACCCAGCAATGCCAACACCTCGTCGATGCCACCCTGGCCGACTTCGGGAGACTCGACATCCTGGTCAACAACGCGGGCGGGGGTGAAACCAAAGGCATCACCAAATGGACCGAAGAAGAGTGGCACGACGTCGTGGACCTCAACCTCGGCAGTGTGTGGTTCCTGTCCAGGTGCGCAGTGAAGCCGATGATGACACAAGGCAGCGGTGCAATCGTCAACATCTCCTCCGGCGCGAGCCTGATCGCCATGCCGCAGGCAGCCATCTATGCCGCCGCCAAAGCCGGCGTGAACAACCTCACCGGGTCAATGGCCGCGGCCTGGGGACGAAAGGGCATCCGGGTCAATTGCATTGCCTGCGGAGCCATCCGAACAGACGGACTGCTGGCAGACGCAGCGAAAGGCGGATTTGACGTCGACCAGCTGGGCGCCATGAACGCCATGGGGCGAATAGCCGAACCCGATGAAATCGGCTACGGCGTCCTCTTCTTCGCCTCCGATGCAAGCAGCTACTGCTCGGGCCAGACCCTGTACATCCACGGCGGCCCCGGTCCCGCCGGCATCTGA